The following coding sequences lie in one Gadus macrocephalus chromosome 1, ASM3116895v1 genomic window:
- the borcs6 gene encoding BLOC-1 related complex subunit 6, producing MRRRDSGWVSTQNLVKNWGPRGATPPRPRGPAPAAPPPPPGRRPPPPEESPCPPHVMAQVRVRNVPERERIVRGMQDSKSLDEISQACGGGLGSRGGGRGGQSEGRRATISSALELEGTVSHDGDLTHFICKNLEQKIKLSSKPSLDCSDSDCSGPILRSRGSARRPADIPPIDPAVLLDLERHTQEVARSVELMMRGLNGAIQNMTALSVGYIQTYRDSVDSLGESVDMSIKGMYTLMARCEELDRSMKPIHTLAAQIHDIKRTLDTLEAICK from the exons atgagaaggagagacagtggGTGGGTCAGCACGCAGAACCTGGTGAAGAACTGGGG tcctcgCGGCGCTACTCCTcctcggccccggggcccagcccctgcggctcctcctcctccccccggccgccgccccccccccccggaggagAGCCCCTGCCCGCCCCACGTCATGGCCCAGGTGCGTGTGCGCAACGTGCCCGAGCGGGAGCGCATCGTGCGGGGCATGCAGGACAGCAAGAGCCTGGACGAGATCAGCCAGGCTTGTGGAG GGGGTCTGGGGTCCCGGGGCGGCGGCCGGGGGGGCCAGTCTGAGGGCCGCAGGGCCACCATCTCCTCAGCCTTGGAGCTGGAGGGCACGGTCAGCCATGACGGAGACCTGACCCACTTCATCTGCAAGAACCTGGAGCAGAAGATCAAGCTGAGCTCCAAGCCCAGCCTGGACTGTAGCGACT CCGACTGCTCGGGGCCCATCCTCCGCAGCCGCGGGTCGGCCCGGAGACCGGCGGACATCCCTCCCATCGACCCTGCCGTCCTATTGGACCTCGAGAGACACACCCAGGAAGTGGCTCGCAGTGTGGAGCTGATGATGCGTGGCCTCAACGGCGCCATCCAGAAt atgACTGCACTCAGCGTGGGCTACATCCAGACCTATCGGGACTCAGTGGACAGCCTGGGAGAGTCTGTGGACATGAGCATCAAG GGAATGTACACCTTGATGGCGCGTTGTGAGGAGCTGGATCGCTCCATGAAGCCCATACACACCCTGGCCGCTCAGATACACGACATCAAGCGCACCCTGGACACGCTGGAGGCCATCTGCAAGTAA